The Photobacterium sanguinicancri genome includes the window GGGTTATAGCAACAACCTCTACCGTTCCTAACGTATTGATGGCTTTTGTTATCATCAAAGCACTACAAATTACCGGCGCACTGGATCTAATGGGTACATTGTTCTCGCCTGTTATGGCTATCTTCGGCCTACCAGGTGAAGCAGCTGCCGTACTTATCGGTGCATGGATGTCGATGGGTGGTGCTGTTGGTGTGGTTATCACACTGTTTGACCAAGGTATTCTTAATGGTCAGCACATCGCAATCCTTGCACCTGCGATTTACCTAATGGGTTCTCAGGTACAATACATGGGCCGTATCATGGGTCCTATTGGTACTGAAGGTCGCTACATCCCTGTGATGATTGCACTCTCTGTACTGAATGCTTTCGCCGCAATGTTTGTAATGAACATTTTGGTGTAAACACTTTAAGGGCCTTACAGGCCCTTTCTTATTTTATTCGCATTATTCCCCTTATTTCCTTTCTCTCCTAAATAAGGGCGTTTTGGAGTCAATATGAGCATTTCCCTACAAGATTTTTCACTAGAAAACTACTTAGAAGAACTTCGTCCATTAATCGATGTTGATTGCGGTACTTTGACCAAAGAAGGCATCGAAGTGATTGCCAACCAAATGGAAAAGAAATATCTCGACATGGGCTGGTACGTTAAGCGCGTCGACTGTGGCATTGCTGGCACTGGCCTTGAAGTTCGTAACAAGCCTGATTCAGAGCAAATCGATGTGATGATGATTGGCCACATGGACACCGTATTCCCAGTTGGGACCGTAGCGGCTCGCCCAATGACGACCGATGAAAACCGTGCCTATGGCCCTGGTGTTTCAGACATGAAATCAGGTCTTTTGAACGTTGTTTATGCCCTACGTAACATCGATAAAGCAGTTACTGATAAGCTGTCTATCTGCATTTGCATGAACCCTGATGAAGAAATCGGCTCACTACATTCTGAAGAGTGGCTAAAAAGCGTTGCTGTTAACGCGAAGAACGTTTTGGTTGCAGAAGCTGCGCGTGCTGATGGTTCGCTAGTAAAAGCGCGTAAAGGTATGGCTCGCTACCGTTTAGGCTTTGCCGGTAAAGCAGCGCACGCAGGTAACGATCCACAAAGTGGCCGTAGTGCAATCACTGAAATGGCAAACTGGGTTCTTGCTATCAATGCTCTCACTAACTTTGAAACTGGCACCACTCTGAACGTGGGTGTGGTTAACGGTGGTGCAGGCGCAAACATTGTTCCTGATCACGCTGAAGCCGTGGTTGATGTACGTTTCTGGGATAACGATGAGTATGCGGAGGCCGATGCAAAAATCCGCGCACTAACAGAAACACCGTTTGTTGATGGCGTAACGATTACGGTAGAGCGTGAAGCACATAAACCGTCTATGGTGCCATCTGAAAAAACAGAAGCATTAATGGCATTAGTAGAGCAATCTGGTCAAGAGCTGGGTATTGATATTAAATGGCAAGAAGTCGGTGGCGGTTCAGATGCTAACCTAACGGCGGTAATGGGAATTCCAACTCTGGATGGTTTTGGCCCAGCAGGTGCTGGTTTCCACAGTGCAGATGAATATTTAGAGTTAAATACTATTGAACCACGCGTGCAACTACTGATGCGTGTTCTTGAAAAATTAGCGGCGTAGTCATTCGTTAATTTGATCAAAAAGGGCGTTTAGCATCGCAGCTAAACGCCCTTTTTTAATCTTGCATATTTACAAGAATACGCTCAAAGCGTTAATTAATAAAATCAACCTTTTCAGCATATTTCACTTCTTCACAAGGAAGTAGCCCTCTTTCTTCACACAACTGACGAAGAAACTTCTCTTTCACTTTTAATAAGTGCTGACGCGATTCTGTGTGTGCTTTTCTTTGAATGGTGCGTGTCATTCTGGCATAGGTCATAAATGATCAGCCTTTCTCTATCCCTAACAACGCAATTACACACTATATGCTAGCAACTGCTATCCGACGCGGAATAGTACCTTAATCACGAATAAACTGAAACAAGAAAAGCACAGTTGCATATTAATAGAAGATCCCTCCTACTCCTTTATAGCTAATCACTCATTCCCATACTACATTTCACGACTAAAGATGCATTATACTTACAACTTAATGATCCTGATCAATGACGATATTAATCGTCACTCGTTATCCTTACCCTATAAAGTTGCAAAACAAATACACCTTAAAAAGGATCTAGCAATGTCGAACCTAGCAATGTTCTGTCACCAGTGCTCTATGGCGCAAAGTGGCGGCTGTGGTAGCACAGGTAAAACACAAGGTACATGTGGTAAAGATGAAAACCTATCACGTCTCCAAGATATTATGATTTTTGGCTTAAAGGGCCTATCAGCATACCGTACCCATGCTGACGATCTTGGTGCTGCTACTAAGTCTGTCGACGACGTTATCGCAGAGACACTGTATTTCACGCTGACTAACGTAAACTTCAGCTTCGACCAGCACATTGCTCAGCTGATGAAAATTGGTGGTGCAGGTAGCGAGATGATGTCTATTCTTGGTGAAGCTCACCACGGTCGCTTAGGGATCCCTACTCCCGTTTGCGTTCCACAGAATAAAGCTGAAGGTAAAGGCATCCTAGTTACAGGTCACGACCTTGAGTTACTTGAGCGTCTATTGATTGCAACTGAAGGCAAAGGTATCAACATCTACACCCACTCAGAGATGTTGCCAGCGCACGGTTACCCTGAACTGCGTAAATACGCGCACCTAAAAGGTAACGTGGGTAAAGCATGGTTCGATCAGAAAAAACTGTTCCAACAATGGAACGGTACTATCATTGTTACCACTAACTGTATTGTGCCACCAACAGGCCGCGCAGATTATGCCGATCGTCTATACAGCTACGGTATTGTCGGTATTGATAACTGCCGTCAACTTGAAGATGACTTCGCACCGCTTATTGAGCAAACACTCGCACTACCTGATATTGAAGGTTTCGATAGCGAAGAGACCCTAATGACGGGCCATAACTACAAGACAATTTTGGGTCTAGCACCACAAATTCTTGATGCGGTTAACGCAGGTAAGATTAAGCGATTCTTCGTGGTTGCGGGTTGTGATAAACCAGGTAAACCGAACGATTACTTCCGCGATCTTGCACTATCTATCCCTGATGACTGCATCATCTTGACGTCTTCTTGCGGTAAATTCCGCTTTAATGATCACGATTTCGGCACGATTCCTGGCACTGAGATCCCTCGTTACCTCGACCTTGGTCAGTGTAACGACAGCTACGGTGCAGTAATGATTGCGCTAGCACTAAGCGATGCGATGGGTGTACCTGTAAACGAATTACCAGTGAACATCGTTCTTTCTTGGATGGAGCAAAAAGCGGTACTGATCCTACTTGCACTGTTCAACTTAGGTATCCAAAACATCTACTTAGGTCCAAACCCACCAGAGTTTGTAAACGAAGATATCTTTGCGTTCCTACAGCAGCAGTTCAACCTGCAGCTAACAGGTGATGCACAAGAAGATTTAGTAAAAATGCTAAATCCACAACCAAAAATTGAGGTTGTAGAAGCGTAATACGTTTTTATATCTATCCCGTCTACGTTATTCGGCACTAAATCGAATATCGGGATAGACCTCATGAGTCGCTTCCACCCTACCCACTCAGGAAGCGACTCACCCCACATATATTGCTAATAAGAAATTATTACAGTGCTCGTTCGCTGGAGCTTGCTATGTCTGAACAAAAAAATATTTATAAAACATTAGACGGTAATGAAGCCGCTGCATCCATCGCTTACCGTTGTAATGAAGTGATCGGTATCTACCCAATCACACCGTCCTCCCCTATGTCTGAAGCCTGTGAGACATGGGAAAGCCAATCAAAGAAAAACCTGTGGGGACAAGTACCCCGAGTGATTGAAATGCAATCGGAAGGTGGCGCTGCTGGTGCTGTTCACGGCGCATTAATGGCAGGTTCACTGGCAACAACCTTTACATCATCACAGGGGTTACTGCTTAAGATCCCTAATATGTATAAAATTGCAGGTGAACTAACACCGTTTGTTATGCATGTTGCCGCGCGTACGTTAGCTACCCATGCTTTATCTATTTTTGGCGACCATTCAGATGTCATGGCCGTACGCCAAACGGGCTTTGCCATGCTAGCTGCCAATTCCGTTCAACAAGCGCACGACTTCTCGCTGATCGCACAAGCCTCGACACTTGATAGCCGCATTCCATTTGTACATTTTTTTGATGGTTTCCGTACCTCGCACGAGATCAACAAGATCGCCATGATCCATGATGACACCATCACTGACATGATCGATCAAAATACGGTTGATGCATTCCATCAGCGCGGCCTTACGCCTGATGCACCGAGTATCCGTGGTACTGCACAAAATCCTGATACCTTCTTCCAGTCTCGAGAAGCTGCCAACTCATTCTATACGGCGTGTCCAGATACCGTCGCAGATAACATGGCGAAGTTTGCCAAGCTCACTGGCCGTGAATACAAACTGTTTGATTACTACGGTCATCCAGAAGCCACTAACATCATCATTGTGATGGGCTCTGCTACCTCGACTGTTCAACAAGCCGTTGATCATCAATTACAAGCAGGCCAAAAAGTGGGCGTGCTCAACGTTCACCTGTACCGACCATTTTCATTGAAGCACTTCTTACAAGTGCTGCCAGCCAGTGTAAAAAACATTGCGGTGCTCGATCGCACCAAAGAACCAGGTGCAATGGGCGAGCCGCTTTACCTTGATGTAGTAGCAAGCCTCACTCAAGCCGTTGCGGCACAGACGCTTAGCCAACTTCCTCGAATTATGGGTGGACGTTACGGCTTATCATCAAAAGAGTTCAACCCAAGCCATGCCAATGCGATCTTTACTGCAATGGCGGAAGATCGTTTACATCATAATTTTACTGTTGGTATTACCGATGACATCACGCACCTCTCTTTGCCTGTTAAAACGCAAATTGATGCCGAGCCAAGCTCTCGCCTTCGTGCGCTATTTTATGGTTTAGGCGCAGATGGCACCGTCAGTGCCAACAAAAACACCATCAAGATCATTGGTGAAAATACCGATTTACACGCCCAAGGTTACTTCGTCTACGACTCGAAAAAATCAGGCGGTACCACCGTCTCGCATTTACGTATTGATCAGCACCCAGTCGAAGCACCGTACTTGATCGAGCAAGCAGAGTTCATTGCCTGCCACCAATTCCAATTCATCAATAAATTGGAAATGGTCGAGCGTGCGGCACCGCAAGCGACATTACTGCTTAACAGCCCTCACTCGGCTGAAAACGTATGGCAATACCTGCCCCGCGAAGTACAGCAGCAAATCATTGATAAACAGCTGTCTATGTATGTGATTGATGCTGTATCACTGGCGCGCGAGCTAGGGTTAAAAAATCGCATTAATACCATCATGCAGGCGGGTTTCTTTGCGTTAAGCGAGATGATGCCCACCGAACAAGCGCTCGAAAAACTCAATCAAGCGATTGAGCAATCGTACAGTAAGCGTGGCCCAGCCATTGTCGAAGCGAACCAAAAAGCGGTGGCCGCAACCGTTGCCCGTATTGAGCAAGTGACGATTCCAAGCACAGTAACCAGCACTTTCTCTCGCCCTGCAGTTGTTAGCGAGCGGGCGCCAGATCTAGTCAAACACGTCAGTGCCATGATGATGGCCGATAAAGGCGACTTACTACCAGTAAGTGCTTTCCCTGTTGATGGCACATGGCCAACCGCCACCAGTCAATGGGAAAAACGCAACATTGCCCAAGAAATTCCAGTATGGGAAGAAGACCTTTGTACCCAATGTAATATCTGTACTTTGGTTTGCCCACACGCAGCAATCAGAGCAAAAGCCGTCAATGCTGATGACTTAGCTGACGCACCAGAAGGCTTTAAAGTCACAGAATACAAGCAACGTGATTTCAAAGGGCAGCAATACACCCTCCAAGTTTCACCACAGGACTGTACGGGCTGTAATCTCTGTACTATGGCTTGCCCTGCAAGTGATAAAGACGACCCAAGCCGTAAGGCCATCAACTTGCAACCAAAAGTTGAACACATTGAAAGCCAAAGTGAAAACTACCAGTACTTCACTGAACTACCTGAGCTTGCTCGCATCGATATTAAGCGAATCGATGCTCGTAGCAGTCAATTGTTACAACCCTTGTTTGAGTTCTCTGGTGCATGTTCTGGCTGTGGCGAAACCTCTTATATCAAGCTACTCACCCAACTGTTTGGTGATCGTATGCTAATCGCCAATGCAACAGGCTGTTCTTCTATCTACGGTGGTAACTTACCGACAACGCCGTATGCGGTAGACAAAAACGGCCGTGGTCCTGCGTGGGCAAACTCTCTATTTGAAGATAACGCTGAATTTGGTTTGGGTATGCGTCTTGCGCTCAACAGTAAACGCGATCGCGTATTGCATTTACTAGAACAAGTTGCCGATGTGATCCCAACCGAATTACGTGAACAACTCATCAATGACGCTTTCGACAGTAGCGAAGCGGCCGTGTGCCGTCAGCGCGACAACGTCAACAAACTCCGAGCTCAACTTGATTTCTCGCATCAAGCACTCATCAACAGCGCAGATGATTTAGTCGCCAAAAGTAACTGGATTGTCGGTGGTGACGGCTGGGCATATGACATCGACTTTGGTGGCCTCGACCATGTGCTGTCTGGCAGCGATAACGTTAATGTCTTAGTGATGGATACCCAGGGTTACTCCAACACAGGCGGCCAGCAATCAAAAGCAACCCCAACAGGCGCCGTAGCAAAGTTTGCCACTCAAGGTAAAGCGAGCAACGGTAAAGATCTAGCCGTTAATATCATGATGCACGGCAATGTCTATGTCGCCAAAATCGCCCTTGGTGCCAATATGAATCATGCCGTTAAAGCCCTACAGGAAGCCGAAGCTTACCCTGGTCCTTCACTGGTTATAGCCTACTCACCGTGTATTACCCATGGTTTTGATATGGCTGAAGGTGTCGAACATCAGCAACTATTGGTTGAAACCGGCCTATGGCCACTATTCCGCTTTGATCCTCGCCGTACCGAGAAAGGCCGCGCCGCACTGCAACTGGACTCGAAGCCACCGAAAAAAGACGTCGAAGAGCTTATTAGCAAAGAAGCACGCTTTACACAGGTTCAGCGTAAAGACCCAGAGCGCTATGCAGCAAACCTTGAACGTTTACGTCAACAAGTTAGCCATAAGCATCAACTCTTAAACCAATTATTAGAGTGGAAATAAACGCGTAACTGACGCCACTCACGCTTTACATTTTTATCACTAAATTACAGAGAAGCTGCCTACGGGCAGCAAAGGAGACACCATGACAGCTCAACTTAATACTGCTATTTTCTTTGGTAGTGACACAGGAAATACCGAAGCCGCAGCACAAAAAATCGCAGAAAAGCTCAACCTTGAAGCCCAAGACATTGCTGGGTGTACTAGCGAGATCTTTGATGACTATGAACTACTTATCTTAGGTACGCCGACTGCAAACTATGGCGAGATGCAACCTGACTGGGACTACTTCGTACCAGAGCTAGAAGATGCTGATTTAAGTGGCAAAAAAGTAGCGCTATTTGGTCTTGGCGATCAAATTGATTACCCAGACAGCTTCTTGGATGCAATGGGAGACTTAGCAGATTTAGTGGTTGAGGCAGGCGGTGAGTTAGTAGGCGCTTGGTCAACTGAAGGGTATGATTTTAATGATTCTCGCGCAGAAAAAGAGAGTGGTAAATTTGTAGGCTTGGCACTTGATGAAGACCGTCAACCTGAATTAACCGATGATCGTATTGCCACTTGGTTAACAACATTAGGTTTCAACCTGTAGTTATACCCAAAAGGCCGGTTAAAAATAAAAACAAAGAAGGCTGCCGTGGCAGCCTTTTTTACTTGAGAGCTAAATTGCTAATGAAACGACATTAGATCGAGTGTCTCAGATAGATGAATAATTACCCTTTATGACTCGCCCCTGCCGCCTGCTCTGTATGGCGATGTCCCGCACGTAAACTATCCATTTTGAAATGAAAAGCTTTCATCGGGTGCCGCCAAAAAAAACGAGGCAACGACCAGCGTAAAACATGCGTCAAATGAAGGCGTTTCGCTGGTGGGTAGCAAGAGGCAGAACAACATTGGCATGTCGGCTTTTCATTACCTAATCGACAGCTTGTCATTCTACTTTCAACGTAAGCGATAAGGCCTTCGCATTCAGGGCACATAATTGCCCCACGATGCAGCGTTTTACAATACAGGCGAATCATCGCCTTCACTGTGTCCAGTTCACGCTGCGAACGAACTGAATGTTGGTTTTGAACTATCATAGTGCGGCTTATTATCCACCGCGCGTACAAAGAAGATTTGATAAGGATCAACTTTGCATTGTGATCGCACTATTATCCTCTATAGCCTGTATAGTCACAGTATAAAGGTCTGATTCTGAGATAGGCTTACCTATATGACCTTGCATTCCTGCTTCTCGACACAGTGCGACATCCGCCGCCATAACATTGGCTGTCATCGCAATTATTGCCGTATCGACATTAATTCCATCCATTTCACGAATAGCTTTAGTTGCACCGACGCCGTCTAGACGTGGCATTTGCATATCCATATAAATAACATCAAACAACTCGCGCTGTGCTTTTTCTACCGCCTCAACACCATCGCATGCCGTATCAATAGAAAAACCTAGACGGCTCAATAACTGGCTGGCAATAAGACGGTTCACGTTATTATCTTCAACCAGTAAACAACGTTGTCCTATAAAAGGAGGCTCACAGGAAGCGCTTTCCGCGGCCATTAAGTGTGAAACTGATGGATTCTCGCGGCTTTTAGCCATAGAGAATGGTAGCGTTACAACAAACTCAGAACCCAATCCCTCTTTGCTAATAACATGAATCCCCCCATCCATAAGTTCAATCAACTGACGAGTGATCGTTAACCCCAACCCCGAGCCACCGAAACGCCGCGTTGTCGTTTCATCCGCTTGCGAAAACTTATCAAAAATATGCTCAATTTTTTCATTCGGTATGCCAATACCACTATCTGATACCTTTATTTCAACCACGACGGTATGTTTATCGCGTTGGACTAAGGCCACATCCAAGTGAATAAAGCCTTGTTCTGTGAACTTATTGGCGTTACCTAGCAGGTTAATAAGAATTTGCTGAATACGAGTAGGATCCCCTAATAATGTCAGAGGAATAGCATCATCATAATGCAGTCGATAATCAACTAAAGCTGGGTTTTCAATCGTTGGACGAAGTAATGCATGAGCGTATTTGGCTATTTCGTGCAGATTGAATGGCACAGACTCAAGTTCAACTTTACTCGATTCTATTTTGCTAAAGTCCAAAATATCATTAATTAGTGTCATCAAACTTTTCGCTGAATGACTGATAATCGACACATATTCTCGCTGTTGTCTCGATAAGGATTCACTTTGCATTAAACCTGCAGCACCAATAATACCATTCATTGGGGTGCGAATTTCATGGCTCATGTTGGCTAAAAATTGCTGCTTCGCTTCAGCCGCTTTTAGCGCTTGCTGCTTGGCAGTAATCAAACTTTTACTACGCTGATTAAAACGATAAACCAAGGCGCCTAATTCATCACGGTGATAAACAGGTAAAGGGGTAAATTCCTCATCATTTCTTTGTTCGGCTAATGCTTCACGAACTGACTTTAATGGTTTAAAAATTCGTCGGTAAAAAAAGATAAAGGTGACGGCAATGAATACCACAACAACAGGCAACATAAACAAGAGTAGCTGCCTTTCTAGTTGAATAGCTTGGGCGTACATATCATGTTGAGGAACACCTTGAATTAACATCCATTGCATTCGAGGAATACGAATCGCGGAAATAAATGCCGCTTGGTTCAAGATAGGATCGGTATCCACATTCAAGCTAAACAAGGGCTGAGATCGGCTCATATTTTCATCGGGGTACAGCAACTCGGTCGCAACTGAAATTGCATAGCTAATTGAGATACTCAGTGAGTGTTCAACTATTTTTTTTGCCAGGAGATCTACTTTTTTGTCGGTTTGATATTGGTGACGTCGTTTCGCCATGATGTCATTAATCGCGACAGCAATTGGCGTGAAACTCGGTTCATTTTCAGAATATTCATGGCTTAAAATATAGCTTGGGGCCTCAGTGGCTGTATCCATCACTCTGTCAGGTTCCGGATAGGCTAAAAAACGTCCCGAGCGATCCAACAAAGAAAAATAAACACCTTGCTGCTGACCTTGTTCAACCAAGTAGGTATTAAGCGCTTTAACACGGATATCTAATGTGACAACACCAGCAAACTCCCCTTTAGAGAAATAAGGCACGGTACAAGTTACCATAGGCTCTGCTGTATAAGGGTCGGTATAAGATTGCGACCAGTACGCATCACCCGCGGTTAACCAACGTGCAGGGGCAAACCACTCTGCAGCATAATAGGGCGCCGATAAATGGTTATTATAGCTATCAATTCGCTCAACCGACCCCGTGCTGTTTTTGGTATAAAACAGACTATTCAGTAGCTTTCTATCACCATCATAAGCATCAGGCCAAATCCCACCGCCCGCTATAAACTTACCGATAGCTGGGCTCGTCAGTAGATTTTGGAAGAAGCTATCGAGTACGTCAGGGGATTCAATGGTTTCGACGGCATTTGATAAACTCAGTGCAGCAATCTCAATTTTAGCGCCAAGTTGAACAATAGACTGACCGACGGCTTCCGATTCCGCAGCGACCCTCTGCTCAGCTGATTGAATAGAAAGCCGAAAACCGACCGTTTCCATCACGTACACAATGCTCAACACAACCATTAGCAAAAGAGCCACTAACAACGTAAGGCCCTTAAAACTTATAGACTGATACCAAGCAATCACTTTCGGCTTCATTGGTGCAAACACACTCTTACGCAACTCCCTCGTCATAAACCGCTAAGTTCTCTGCCTCTAAATAGTAAGTCGCAGCAGAAATAGTATCTGTTAGCAGTAAATCAAACGCTCGGTAATCAGCATCGCTAACAGGTTGTCCTTGCTTAAACCTCGTCTCAATGTCACCCGCTAGCACTCTTAATGGATGAGCACCTAAACTTGAAGAGACCCCCTTGATGCTATGAACGATTCGAATCGCATCTTCTGATATTTCAGTGCTATTGTGGACTTGCTGTAATAGTTTTTTTCCATCATTTACGTGCTCATCAATAAAGATTTCCAGCAGCATTTTTACTGAGTCAGCATCGTCATCCATAGTGGTCATCATGTACTTAATATCTATCAGTGAACTCCTCTTAGCATCTGGTTCCTGACGGCCTTCGGCAGCTGTGTCACAATCTCTAGGAGTAAGTTCTTGCTGTATCGTGACCTTATTTTCAGAGAGCCCTGCAGCTCCATTATCCGCGACTTGATCATTCATCAAGGTATTTTCTGAACAAGCCACATCAAATTCAACGCTGCCCTCTTCTGGCTTAGACTTCTCGTTTTCAGGCTCAAACTTTTTTACTGCAACCGTGACACCTTGCGTTTCTAGATAAACCTGTACTGTTTTCACCACACCCTTAAGGATAGTGTCTAATTCAGCACTGTCACTCTCAACAATCATATCTTCTTTTTTAATTGCTAACTCCAAGCGTTCAGCGATATTTTTCAAAGCATTAGAACCGATACTGCCAGCTACACCTTTTAAACTATGAACAATACGTGCAGCATCATCAATACGGCCATCCTCAAGCGCTAATCTAAAGTAGATACCATCACTACCGTGCTCTTGAACAAAAATTTCTAGTAGCATGATGACCGAATCGAGATCTTCATCCATGCAATGCAGTATATGGCGAAGGTCAAATAACTCTATCGATGAAAGCGCAGGAGATGCCGATATTGACTTCTCTGTATTAGAAGACGCATCCAACTCAATATGCCCAGCTTGAGTCTCTGTATCGTCAATACTCTGGTGTGCTGGCGTACTCAACTCTGGTTCATTTTGTCGGATGAGGGGCTTACTAGAATCAGATTGTGCAGGTGAAACTTGCCCCGTATCTGTTGGTGTGCTTGCTGTCGTCTTACCCGACACAATATTATCAGGCTGGTGTTGAGTATTGCTGCCCTGCACTTCTTTTTTCCGAGCTGACTCAGCCTTCACAGCTAGCGCTTTGTTTGGCAATAGTTTAAAAAGCAGATTAAGCCATGTACTTATCGCGACGATAATAACGAGCACCACCATAAGAAATAACTGGCCGAACTCATACTGACTACGTATTTCTTTTGTCTTATGCAGCACACTATTATATGTGTCATCAAAAGGGGTTAGATGAATATTTTGAACCGCCTGTAAATACTGCACATAGCGCGAAAGCATAGGTAGAATAGACTTTATGACGAACTTAGCTTGGACTTGTAACTCTGGGCTCAGCTGCTGTTGCTGTGTATCAATAGACAGTAATGAACGATTCAACTCTTCTAAAACCGCGTCATTATTTGTTTGCTCTTGGCTTAATAAGCTCAACAAATCCAACGTCAGTTGATGATATAGCGATTCAAGTTCTGGACTCTGGTTTGCTTTTTGTGCGTCAATCAAAGTTAAAGCTATATTGCTAAAAGCGTCATGACTCATCAAAGCAATATCAAGCTGCTCTGCATACTGACTACCTTGTAGCGTTAGCTTATTTAATTCAGTTTTCAGTTCCCCTCCAGCTTGATGGTTGCTTAGTTGCAGCAGCCGCTGACGGAAAACTATCGATATTTTGCTTGGGTTATCAATGGATTCAAACCGATTCACAACAGCTTGCTTATGTAGACTAAGTGCTTCGGCTTGCAGTTGCTCAACGTCAGTTTCAATACTCGTTAATCGGCTCGACTGTCCGTATAAATAGGCAAACGCCACACCTATCAACAAACTCAGCACAAAAAGAGCACGAGATACCCAAACAGCTTTTGTAGACTGTTGTTGTACTGTCGTTACACTGGGTGGGAAGGCAATCTTATTGTCATCATCCATGTCTGCTCCTGAAGGCGCAAGTAGTTAATATTGCAAGCATAATATTAGACAATGATGCCTAGTTAAGCCAACAAACTTCCATGTAATACTTATTCTCGCCTATCAGCATTTATGCCCACAAGATCACGAAAAACGTGACGAATTGACAAAACGATCATGCAATAACGAGCGGCAATGGCTTACACAACTGTAAGCCAAGCGCAAAGGCTATCAAGCGACAAAGAGAACTCCTCCCTATCGCTTTACAGTAGTAACGAATAGCTTAACTATCAGAATTCAAGCGACGCTGTAGCTGATCTTTTAAGTTAGGCGGTGTACCTTTAATCGTTAACGTATCTGTTTCTGCATCATAAAAAACACGCTCACCCAGCAACATACTGTCAAAGTTAATAGACATACCACCACCTGAACCAACAAACTTAGTTAACTTGCGCATAGCAGTGCGATCAGCTGGGAAGCTTTCTTCAAGTTCATAGCCTTGCTG containing:
- the fldA gene encoding flavodoxin FldA, with translation MTAQLNTAIFFGSDTGNTEAAAQKIAEKLNLEAQDIAGCTSEIFDDYELLILGTPTANYGEMQPDWDYFVPELEDADLSGKKVALFGLGDQIDYPDSFLDAMGDLADLVVEAGGELVGAWSTEGYDFNDSRAEKESGKFVGLALDEDRQPELTDDRIATWLTTLGFNL
- a CDS encoding M20 family metallopeptidase: MSISLQDFSLENYLEELRPLIDVDCGTLTKEGIEVIANQMEKKYLDMGWYVKRVDCGIAGTGLEVRNKPDSEQIDVMMIGHMDTVFPVGTVAARPMTTDENRAYGPGVSDMKSGLLNVVYALRNIDKAVTDKLSICICMNPDEEIGSLHSEEWLKSVAVNAKNVLVAEAARADGSLVKARKGMARYRLGFAGKAAHAGNDPQSGRSAITEMANWVLAINALTNFETGTTLNVGVVNGGAGANIVPDHAEAVVDVRFWDNDEYAEADAKIRALTETPFVDGVTITVEREAHKPSMVPSEKTEALMALVEQSGQELGIDIKWQEVGGGSDANLTAVMGIPTLDGFGPAGAGFHSADEYLELNTIEPRVQLLMRVLEKLAA
- the nifJ gene encoding pyruvate:ferredoxin (flavodoxin) oxidoreductase gives rise to the protein MSEQKNIYKTLDGNEAAASIAYRCNEVIGIYPITPSSPMSEACETWESQSKKNLWGQVPRVIEMQSEGGAAGAVHGALMAGSLATTFTSSQGLLLKIPNMYKIAGELTPFVMHVAARTLATHALSIFGDHSDVMAVRQTGFAMLAANSVQQAHDFSLIAQASTLDSRIPFVHFFDGFRTSHEINKIAMIHDDTITDMIDQNTVDAFHQRGLTPDAPSIRGTAQNPDTFFQSREAANSFYTACPDTVADNMAKFAKLTGREYKLFDYYGHPEATNIIIVMGSATSTVQQAVDHQLQAGQKVGVLNVHLYRPFSLKHFLQVLPASVKNIAVLDRTKEPGAMGEPLYLDVVASLTQAVAAQTLSQLPRIMGGRYGLSSKEFNPSHANAIFTAMAEDRLHHNFTVGITDDITHLSLPVKTQIDAEPSSRLRALFYGLGADGTVSANKNTIKIIGENTDLHAQGYFVYDSKKSGGTTVSHLRIDQHPVEAPYLIEQAEFIACHQFQFINKLEMVERAAPQATLLLNSPHSAENVWQYLPREVQQQIIDKQLSMYVIDAVSLARELGLKNRINTIMQAGFFALSEMMPTEQALEKLNQAIEQSYSKRGPAIVEANQKAVAATVARIEQVTIPSTVTSTFSRPAVVSERAPDLVKHVSAMMMADKGDLLPVSAFPVDGTWPTATSQWEKRNIAQEIPVWEEDLCTQCNICTLVCPHAAIRAKAVNADDLADAPEGFKVTEYKQRDFKGQQYTLQVSPQDCTGCNLCTMACPASDKDDPSRKAINLQPKVEHIESQSENYQYFTELPELARIDIKRIDARSSQLLQPLFEFSGACSGCGETSYIKLLTQLFGDRMLIANATGCSSIYGGNLPTTPYAVDKNGRGPAWANSLFEDNAEFGLGMRLALNSKRDRVLHLLEQVADVIPTELREQLINDAFDSSEAAVCRQRDNVNKLRAQLDFSHQALINSADDLVAKSNWIVGGDGWAYDIDFGGLDHVLSGSDNVNVLVMDTQGYSNTGGQQSKATPTGAVAKFATQGKASNGKDLAVNIMMHGNVYVAKIALGANMNHAVKALQEAEAYPGPSLVIAYSPCITHGFDMAEGVEHQQLLVETGLWPLFRFDPRRTEKGRAALQLDSKPPKKDVEELISKEARFTQVQRKDPERYAANLERLRQQVSHKHQLLNQLLEWK
- the hcp gene encoding hydroxylamine reductase, which produces MSNLAMFCHQCSMAQSGGCGSTGKTQGTCGKDENLSRLQDIMIFGLKGLSAYRTHADDLGAATKSVDDVIAETLYFTLTNVNFSFDQHIAQLMKIGGAGSEMMSILGEAHHGRLGIPTPVCVPQNKAEGKGILVTGHDLELLERLLIATEGKGINIYTHSEMLPAHGYPELRKYAHLKGNVGKAWFDQKKLFQQWNGTIIVTTNCIVPPTGRADYADRLYSYGIVGIDNCRQLEDDFAPLIEQTLALPDIEGFDSEETLMTGHNYKTILGLAPQILDAVNAGKIKRFFVVAGCDKPGKPNDYFRDLALSIPDDCIILTSSCGKFRFNDHDFGTIPGTEIPRYLDLGQCNDSYGAVMIALALSDAMGVPVNELPVNIVLSWMEQKAVLILLALFNLGIQNIYLGPNPPEFVNEDIFAFLQQQFNLQLTGDAQEDLVKMLNPQPKIEVVEA
- a CDS encoding YjiG family protein, encoding MTAAKKPMVTDIFVEGAKKGWVIATTSTVPNVLMAFVIIKALQITGALDLMGTLFSPVMAIFGLPGEAAAVLIGAWMSMGGAVGVVITLFDQGILNGQHIAILAPAIYLMGSQVQYMGRIMGPIGTEGRYIPVMIALSVLNAFAAMFVMNILV